The Pedococcus dokdonensis region CCTCGGCGACGACGAGCTCCGCGGCGGCGTATCCCCCGACCGCCACCCGCGCCACGGCGACCAGCGGCGCGTCACCGCGGCGCCGGCGGGCAGCTGCCGACGACGGGACCGGCACGACGAGGACCGGGCCGTTCGCACCGGCCAGGACCGCGAGCAGCTCGGGTGACGCACCGACCGCGGCATCGACGGACTCGGCCAGGAGGGCGCCCAAGACGCCCGCGTGCTGTCGACGGCCGTCGTCCTTGTAGGCGCTGACGACGGCGGCCAGCGCCTCGGCATACCGGCCGGCGCTGTGCACCGTGGGGAGCCCGGGCGGGCAGGGGCGCGGCCGCACCTGCCGGGGTCCGGTGGGCCACCGGCAGGCCGCCAGGTCGGCGGCGCACCGAGCACACAGCGGGTCGTCGGGGCAACCGCACACCGCACAGTCGACCGGGAGGGCGAGGGCGCCCAGGTCGCGCAGCGCATCGACGGGCCCCGATGACCGGGCGGCTCCCGGTCGCGCACCACGCGTCGTCGACCACATCGTCCCAGCGTGGGCCACCGGTGTGTTGCCACCGATTGGGCAGCGCGAGCGTGTGGACACGACTAGTCTGGGGCACGGCCTGTGGACAACTGCTGGGCGCCGGGGAACATGAGACGGGAGGCGGGTATGCGGTGGCTGCCCCACCTTGCCGTCTCCACCCGGCTCCGCCTGTCGATGGCCCTCGTGGCCGCCATGTTCGCCTACATCGACGGCAGCCTCGTCACGGCACTGCCGTGGATCCTGCTCGTCGTCACCCTCGACCTCGCTGCGGCCAGCCTCGGCTACCTCACCGTCATCCAGGGGGCGTTCCGGCAGACCCAGCTGATCGCCCTCCTCGTGGTCGAGACCGTCTCGGCGGGCATCGGGATGGGCTCCGAGGGCTCGTGGTCCAAGCTCCTCATCATCATCCCCGCCTACCACGCGGGCTCCCGGTTCGCCCGGAAGGGCGCGATCGGTGCCCCCATCGTCGGGATCGGCGTCGCCCTCCTGACGACCATGTGGCTGGACCAGCTCACGCCGGCCGAGTCGCAGCTGATCGGGTTGGCCACCCTGCTCGCCGTGCTGTTCGGCCTGCTCGGGGCGTGGTCGCGGGAGCTCGAGCCCGAAGAGGTGCTCCCGGACGCCAACGTCGCCGCTGAGGCGAGCCTGCTGCTGCGCCGGCTGCACGAGCTCGCCGACACCCTCGACACCGGCTTCGACGCCCCCGGCTCCGCCGAGATGGCGCTCCAGGACCTCAGCAACCAGATGCGGTCGGCGCGCAGTGCGATCCTCGTCGGCTACGGCGACGACCCCGCCGTGCCGCTGGCGATCCGTGGGGCCGACCGCACCCCGTGGCCGGACCCGATGGAGCCGGACTCCGTGCTCGCCTGGACCTGGCGGCGCGGCGAGGCCACCCTCACCGAGTGGAAGGACGACCTGGTCGCGCGCTCGGTGATCGTGGTGCCGCTCAACGACGACCAGGGCGACCGCCTCGGCCTCCTGGTCGCCGACCGACCCCTCGTGACGCCGTTCCGCGAGGAAGACCTCGCCGCCGCGCAGGGTGTGGCCGACCGCCACGCCGCCAACATCGACCTGTCGGTGCTGTTCGCCGGCCTGCGCGAACGGGCCGGGCTCGAGGAGCGCGAGCGGCTGGCCCGCGAGATGCACGACGGCATCGCCCAGGAGATGGTCGCGCTGGGCTTCGGCATCGACGCGGTGCGGCGCAAGGCCCGCGGCCTCGACTCCCCCATCGCCGACGAGCTGGACGCGCTGCGCGTCGACGTGTCGCGGGTGCTGGGCGACCTGCGGCTGCACATCGCCGACCTGCGCATCGCCGTGCGCCCCGACACCGGCCTGGGAGCCATGATCGGCGCCCGCCTCCAGCACTTCGGGTCCTCGTCCGGCGTGACCACCCGCATGCACCTCAGCGAGACCGGCTTCCGCCTGCCGGCCCACACCGAGGTCCTCATCTACCGGCTCTTCCTCCGGATGCTCGCCGACGCGCGGCACTCGCTCAACGCCGAGACCGTCGAGGTCCGGCTCAACGTCGCGGCACCCCGGGTCGAGCTCTGGATGGCGCACGACGGCACCAGCACGCTGACCGAGCGCGACTTCGTCGACCACCCGCTGCTCAGCCTCGGCGGCGAGATCACCATCGAACCCTACGGCGGCGAAGGTGTCGCCCTCCGCATGCGCATGCGCGCCCGCGGCGCCGCCCCGTCGGCAACGTTGTCCAACGAAAGGATCCCCCAGCCGTCATGACCATCAACGTCGTGGTGATCGACGACCACACCCTCGTGCGCGAAGCCGTCTGCCGCATGATCGACAGCGAGCCCGACCTCGCCGTCGTCGGTCAGGCCGGTGGCATCGCCGAGGGGCGCACCGTCCTCGCCCAGAACCTCATCCACGTCCTGGTCGTCGACGTGTCGATGCCCGACGGCTCCGGCCTGGTGCTGGCGCGGGCCGCCCGCGAGGCCTCGCCCCGGCTCGGCATCGTCGTGCTGACCATGCACAACGACGACGAGACCCTGCTCGAGGCGCTCGACCTCGGCGCGTCGGCGCTGGTCCTCAAGTCCGCGCCCTCCGACGAGGTCATCGCGGCCGTCCGACGGGCCGCGGTCGCGCCCGACGCCTTCATGGCCACCGGGCTCGCCGAGGCGCTGCGTCGTCGCGACTCCAGCGACAAGCCGCGCCTGACTCCCCGTGAGGCCGAGGTGCTCGACCGGCTCGTCGCCGGCGACTCCATCGCCGCCGTCGCCAAGAAGCTCTACATGAGCGAGTCGACGGTCAAGACCCACGTCTCCAAGGTCTACGAGAAGCTCGGCGCCCACAACCGGGCCTCGGCCGTGATGTCGGCCCTGCGGCTGGGCCTGGTCAAGGCCGAGTCCGTCGGGCACGCCCGGCACTGAGCCACGCGCCCTACGACACTGAGCCACGCGCCCTACGCCACTGAGCCACGCGTCAGACGACACCGAGCCACGCGTCATACCGACGCCGGCACCATCGCGAAGGACCCCGCCGGCCGGCGGGGTCCTTCGCGGTTCCGGGGCGCGGGTGGCGCCGGGGTCACATGTTGCCGAAGGTCTCCGCGATGCGGATGGCGCCGGGGCCGATGATGACGATGAAGAGCGCCGGGAAGATGAACAGCAGCATCGGGAAGAGGATCTTCACCGGCACCTTCTGGGCCTTCTCCTCGGCCCGCTGACGACGGACCAGGCGCATCTGGTTGGACTGCTCGCGCAGCACGTTGCCGATCGGCAGACCGAGGCGGTCGGCCTGGACCAGCGCGCTCACGAACGTCTTGGCCTCGGGGACCGTCGTGCGGGCCGCGAGCGAGCTGAACGCCGCGCCACGCGACTTGCCGATCTGGATCTCGGAGAGGACGCGGGCGAACTCGCCGGAGACCGGACCGGTGGTCGACCGGGCCACCTGCAGCAGCGCCGCGTCGAAGCCCTGACCGGCCTCCACACACACCGTGAGCATGTCGAGCGCGTCGGCGAGGCCCCGCTGGAGGTCCTCCTGACGCTTCTGGCCCACGTTCATGAGCAGCAGGTCGGGCAGGAAGAAGCCCGCCACCGCGGCCGCGGCGGCGATGAGCAGCCCGCGGAGGCTGAGGCCGCCACCGAGCACCAGGCCGAGCAGGCCACCGACGAACAGGCCGATGCCCTTGGCACCCATCACCCGCTCCACGGTCCACTCACCCGGGTTGCCGGCCAGGTCGAGCCGGCGCACCATGCGCTCGTTCGTCCCGGTCGGGGAGAGCCGCTGGGCGAGCGCACGGGTCTGGTTGAGCAAGGGGGCGACGAGCCGCTCCATGGCGGGGAGCTCGGACTTGCCGACCTCACGCTTGTCGACGGTGCGCTCGATCAGGTCGAGCGACCGCGCGACACCCGTGGGAGCACCGGCTCCCAACGACACCGCGAGCACGATCGTCATCAGCGCGATGCCGACGGCGACGAGGGCGACGACCAGCAGAATGAGTCCCATCATCACACCTTCACGTCCACGACTTTACGCATCCAGAACATGCCGATCCCGAGCGAGATGATCCCGCCGACGATCATGATGATCCCGAGCGTGGTGGTCCAGAGCAGCTGGATGTAGTCGTGGTTGGTCTTCATCGTGTAGAGGAAGATGCCGATCGGCAGGGCCACGAGGATGTAGGCGGACAGGCGCCCCTCAGCGGAGAGCGCGCGCACGTGCCGGCGCAGCTCCTCGCGCTCGCGGAGCGTCTTGGCCGTGGTGCGCAGGGTCTCGGCCAGGTTGCCACCGACCTCGCGCTGGATGCGGATCGCCATGGACGTCCAGCGCATGTTCTCGCTGTCCATCCGGGCGGCCATCCGCTCGAGTGCGTCGGAGACGTCGGAGCCGATCCGGGTCTCGGCCAGCGCTCGGGAGAACTCCTTGGCGGCCGGGTCGGCGGCGTCCTTGGCCACTGCGTCGAGCGCCTGGGGCAACGAGAAACCGGTGCTGAGGCTGCTCGCCACCAGGGTGAGCACGTCCGGCAGCTGGGCCTCGAACTTCTTGCCACGGCGGTTCGAGAGGAACTTCAGGATGAAGGCCGGGGCGAAGACCCCGACCAGCAGGCCGATCAGCGCCGCGACCAGCATGGCGATCACGCCGCTGTGGAACAGCACCATGAAGGTCGCGACCGAGACCACGATGGCCACGATCCGCAGCACCCACCACTCACCAGCGCGCAGCGGCAGGTCGGCGCGCGAGATGTGGGCCATCGTCTTGCTCGTCGAGTCGCGGCCCTCCATCATGCGCTCGCCGAGGAACACGAGGTTCTCGGACACCGCGTTGGGGCGCGACTTTCCCTTGCCGATGGCCGCGGTGGCGGCGACGTAGCGGTCGATGTTCTCGACGCGCTTGGTGCGACCGGACTTGAAGGAGCCGCTCGAGAGCGCGATCACCATGGCCATCAGCGCGACGAACACCGCCCCCATGCCGAGGCCGAGGATGGGCGACACCCCGAGGACCGGCAGGGTCGCGGCGGGTGCCCCGCCCTTGATGACGTCCTCGGTCGGCCCGGTGATGGGCGACGTGTCGGCAGCCGCCTTGGTGGGGCTCGCGGCGACGCCCGCACCGAAGTCGACCAGGGCCGTGGTGGCGAACGCCTTGCCGCCGGACTTGCCGGCGATCTTGATGTTCTGGGCGCCACCGACGCCGGCCGGCAGGGGCATCGAGAAGCTGAGCTGGGAGGCGAGGGTCTTGGCGGCCGAGGTGAAGGCGTTCTGGACGCTGCCCGCGTTGGCTGCGGAGACGACGCTGCCGCCCCCGGCCTTGGTGAAGCTCTGGAGCACGCTGACGTTGCTGTCGGTGGACTTGAACGAGACGGCCTCGGCCCGGACCTTGGCGCTCTTCAGGGCGGCCACCGTGGTCGCCTGGGTGGCGCTGCTCGCGGTGTCACCGCCGTCGCTGAGGAGCAGGATGCTGCGCTCGCCCCTTGATCCGAGGGTGCGGACCGCGAGGTTGACGCCGTCGTACAGCGCGGTCTCGCCGTCGGCGGTGAGGTCGTTGACGGCGGCCTGCACCTTGCCCTGGTCAGCCGTGGGCGCGAGGTCGAGGGTGGCCTTGCCGGAGAACGACACGACGCCCACCCGGACGTCGTCGGGCACGCTCTTGAGGAAGGCCGCGACGGCGGAGCGCACGGTGGCCATCCCGGAGGTCCCCATCGAGCCGCTGGTGTCGACGACGATGATCGTCGTGCGCGCCACCGGCGAGCCCGTGCCACTGGTGATCGCGTCGACCGGGTAGGTCTTGCCGGCGACGGTGACGTCGAGCGACGGGTCGATGTCGGAGCCGTTCGTCGAGGCGATCAGCCCGACGAGGTTGCCCGACTTCACCTCGATCCCGGTCACGTTGACGGTGCTGTCCGCGGCTGCGGCCGGGACGGCAGCGAGGAGCCCGACCACCGCAGCGGTCAGGAGCGCCCGGAGGGCGCGGGGAGAACCACGAAACATCAGAGTCCCTTGACGAAGAGGTCCGGCGGCAGCTCGATGCCCTGGTCGTGCAGGTCCTCCGCGAACTTCGGGCGCAGCCCGTTGCTCTTGAGCACGCCACGGAAGCGGCCCTGGTCGTCGCGGCCGGCGCTGTAGTCGAAGGAGAACAGGTCCTGCATGGTGATGATGTCGCCCTCCATGCCGATCACCTCGCTGATCGCGGTGACGCGACGCGAGCCGTCCTTCATACGGGCCTGCTGGATGACCATGTCGACGGCGCCGGCCACCTGCTCGCGAATCGCTCGCACGGGCAGGTCGACACCGGCCATGAGCACCATGGTCTCGAGGCGGGAGAGGCTGTCGCGCGGGCTGTTGGCGTGCACGGTCGTCAGGGAGCCGTCGTGACCGGTGTTCATCGCCTGCAGCATGTCGAGGGCGGCGCCGTCACGGCACTCACCGACGACGATGCGGTCAGGGCGCATACGCAGGGAGTTCTTCACCAGCTCACGGATGGGGATGGCGCCGCGACCCTCGATGTTGGAGGGACGGGACTCCAGGCGCAGCACGTGGTCCTGGTGCAGCTGGAGCTCGGCGGCGTCCTCGATGGTGACGATGCGCTCGTCGTCGGGGATGAACGACGACACCACGTTGAGCAGCGTCGTCTTACCGGAGCCGGTACCACCGGAGATGATGATGTTGCGGCGACCGCGGACGCAGGCCGAGAGGAAGTCACGGACCTGCGGCGTGAACGTGCCGAAGGCGATGAGGTCCTTGTCGGTGAACGGGTCGGTCGCGAACTTTCGGATGGTGAGCAGCGAGCCGTCGAGGGCGATCGGCGGGATGACCGCGTTGACACGCGAGCCGTCGGGCAGACGGGCGTCGACCAGCGGGCTGGCCTCGTCGACACGGCGGCCGACGCGACCCACGATCTTGTCGATCGTGCGGCGCAGGTGGGCGTCCGAGCTGAAGTGCGTCTCGACCGAGTACAGCTTGCCGGCGCGCTCCACGTAGATCTGGTCGGGTCCGTTGACCATGATCTCGGTGATCTCGCTGTCGCGCAGCAGCGGCTCCAGCGGGCCGTGGCCGAGGATCTCGTCGGAGACCTCCTGCGAGATGCGCGTGCGGTCGGCCAGGGACAGCGGGGTGTCCTCGTGGTCGATGACGTCCTGCAGCGTGTGGCGGACCTTCTGCTCGAGCTCGTTCTGGTCGAGGTGCGGGTCGTACAGCTGCGGGCCCAGCGAGTCGAGCAGCGCCTGGTGGACGCTGGCCTTGACCGTGGCGAACGGGTCCACGAGCCGCGGACGCTCGCTCGCGGTGGGAGCCGCGGCCTCGGTCGCGGACTGCTGGCTGCGCCGGACGCTCTCGAGCCGGTCGGCGAGGCTCATCGGTTACCTCCACGCGAAAGGGACCAGCGGCCGGGCTTGGTGGCCGGCTGGCCGGGGGCCTGGGCCTGGGTGCCGCCGGTCGGGTTGTCGGGCAGGCGGATGAACCGGTCGGCGAGGTCGCGCAGGGCGAGGCTCACGGCGTGCTTCGGCTCGTCGAGGATGATCGGCACGCCACGGTTGACCGAGGCGGGCACGGCGGTGCTGTTGGGCACCATCACGGCGATGTCCTGCTTGATCGCGGCGACGACGTCCTCGGGACGGAGCCCGACCTTGGCGTCGGAGCGGTTCAGGACGACGAGGCGGGAGTCCTTGCGGTTGCCCAGCAGGTCGAGGGTGTCGAGCGTCAGGCGCAGGTTCTTGACCGCGGGGATGTCGAGCGTCGCGATGAGGATCAGCAGGTCGCTGTCGTCGAACGCCGCGAGGACGTGCGAGGTGAACGCCGGCGGGGTGTCGAGGATGACGTAGTCGTAGTGCCGCTTGGCCACGCGGATCAGCTCGGCCACCGTGGTGCCGGGCACGCGGTCGGCGTCGCTCGGCTCGGCCGGTGCGCTGATCGCCTCGAGACCGCTGTCGTGCTTGGTGACGACCGCGTTGATGGCCTGCTCGTCGATGTTGCCGGCCATGCCGACCAGGTCGATGATCGAGTTCTGGGGCAGCATCTGCAGGCTGATGCCGACGTCGCCGAAGGCCAGGTCGAGGTCGATCAGCAGCACCCGCGAGCCGGTGGCGGCGAGGTAGGCGCTGAGGTTGGTCGCGAAGGTCGTCTTGCCCACGCCACCCTTGGCCGAGAACACCGTGACGACTCGCGCCGTCTTGGCGCCGACGGTCTCACCGGAGTGCCCGCTCACGCGGGTGGACAGCTCGCGGCTGCGCCGCGCGGCGTCAGCCAGACCGGTCACGTCGTCGGCGGTGATGACCTCACGGACACCGGCCC contains the following coding sequences:
- a CDS encoding sensor histidine kinase — protein: MRWLPHLAVSTRLRLSMALVAAMFAYIDGSLVTALPWILLVVTLDLAAASLGYLTVIQGAFRQTQLIALLVVETVSAGIGMGSEGSWSKLLIIIPAYHAGSRFARKGAIGAPIVGIGVALLTTMWLDQLTPAESQLIGLATLLAVLFGLLGAWSRELEPEEVLPDANVAAEASLLLRRLHELADTLDTGFDAPGSAEMALQDLSNQMRSARSAILVGYGDDPAVPLAIRGADRTPWPDPMEPDSVLAWTWRRGEATLTEWKDDLVARSVIVVPLNDDQGDRLGLLVADRPLVTPFREEDLAAAQGVADRHAANIDLSVLFAGLRERAGLEERERLAREMHDGIAQEMVALGFGIDAVRRKARGLDSPIADELDALRVDVSRVLGDLRLHIADLRIAVRPDTGLGAMIGARLQHFGSSSGVTTRMHLSETGFRLPAHTEVLIYRLFLRMLADARHSLNAETVEVRLNVAAPRVELWMAHDGTSTLTERDFVDHPLLSLGGEITIEPYGGEGVALRMRMRARGAAPSATLSNERIPQPS
- a CDS encoding ComF family protein, which encodes MWSTTRGARPGAARSSGPVDALRDLGALALPVDCAVCGCPDDPLCARCAADLAACRWPTGPRQVRPRPCPPGLPTVHSAGRYAEALAAVVSAYKDDGRRQHAGVLGALLAESVDAAVGASPELLAVLAGANGPVLVVPVPSSAAARRRRGDAPLVAVARVAVGGYAAAELVVAEALAPRRRVADQAGLAARERAVNLEHSMTVTTRWEPVVRGAACVVVDDVLTTGATLVEAARALGAAGARVVVAATVCATQRRADAARHPRSGQPPPASGAVPAGRAARSGPAQQTRGKR
- a CDS encoding CpaF family protein, whose translation is MSLADRLESVRRSQQSATEAAAPTASERPRLVDPFATVKASVHQALLDSLGPQLYDPHLDQNELEQKVRHTLQDVIDHEDTPLSLADRTRISQEVSDEILGHGPLEPLLRDSEITEIMVNGPDQIYVERAGKLYSVETHFSSDAHLRRTIDKIVGRVGRRVDEASPLVDARLPDGSRVNAVIPPIALDGSLLTIRKFATDPFTDKDLIAFGTFTPQVRDFLSACVRGRRNIIISGGTGSGKTTLLNVVSSFIPDDERIVTIEDAAELQLHQDHVLRLESRPSNIEGRGAIPIRELVKNSLRMRPDRIVVGECRDGAALDMLQAMNTGHDGSLTTVHANSPRDSLSRLETMVLMAGVDLPVRAIREQVAGAVDMVIQQARMKDGSRRVTAISEVIGMEGDIITMQDLFSFDYSAGRDDQGRFRGVLKSNGLRPKFAEDLHDQGIELPPDLFVKGL
- a CDS encoding type II secretion system F family protein, with translation MMGLILLVVALVAVGIALMTIVLAVSLGAGAPTGVARSLDLIERTVDKREVGKSELPAMERLVAPLLNQTRALAQRLSPTGTNERMVRRLDLAGNPGEWTVERVMGAKGIGLFVGGLLGLVLGGGLSLRGLLIAAAAAVAGFFLPDLLLMNVGQKRQEDLQRGLADALDMLTVCVEAGQGFDAALLQVARSTTGPVSGEFARVLSEIQIGKSRGAAFSSLAARTTVPEAKTFVSALVQADRLGLPIGNVLREQSNQMRLVRRQRAEEKAQKVPVKILFPMLLFIFPALFIVIIGPGAIRIAETFGNM
- a CDS encoding response regulator transcription factor, whose translation is MTINVVVIDDHTLVREAVCRMIDSEPDLAVVGQAGGIAEGRTVLAQNLIHVLVVDVSMPDGSGLVLARAAREASPRLGIVVLTMHNDDETLLEALDLGASALVLKSAPSDEVIAAVRRAAVAPDAFMATGLAEALRRRDSSDKPRLTPREAEVLDRLVAGDSIAAVAKKLYMSESTVKTHVSKVYEKLGAHNRASAVMSALRLGLVKAESVGHARH
- a CDS encoding type II secretion system F family protein codes for the protein MFRGSPRALRALLTAAVVGLLAAVPAAAADSTVNVTGIEVKSGNLVGLIASTNGSDIDPSLDVTVAGKTYPVDAITSGTGSPVARTTIIVVDTSGSMGTSGMATVRSAVAAFLKSVPDDVRVGVVSFSGKATLDLAPTADQGKVQAAVNDLTADGETALYDGVNLAVRTLGSRGERSILLLSDGGDTASSATQATTVAALKSAKVRAEAVSFKSTDSNVSVLQSFTKAGGGSVVSAANAGSVQNAFTSAAKTLASQLSFSMPLPAGVGGAQNIKIAGKSGGKAFATTALVDFGAGVAASPTKAAADTSPITGPTEDVIKGGAPAATLPVLGVSPILGLGMGAVFVALMAMVIALSSGSFKSGRTKRVENIDRYVAATAAIGKGKSRPNAVSENLVFLGERMMEGRDSTSKTMAHISRADLPLRAGEWWVLRIVAIVVSVATFMVLFHSGVIAMLVAALIGLLVGVFAPAFILKFLSNRRGKKFEAQLPDVLTLVASSLSTGFSLPQALDAVAKDAADPAAKEFSRALAETRIGSDVSDALERMAARMDSENMRWTSMAIRIQREVGGNLAETLRTTAKTLREREELRRHVRALSAEGRLSAYILVALPIGIFLYTMKTNHDYIQLLWTTTLGIIMIVGGIISLGIGMFWMRKVVDVKV
- a CDS encoding AAA family ATPase, with the protein product MTLLWDADPSASERYDFAVGSIVRIDNQAAMVRALGENPTELLVLIGPDVDMDAACTFSELCRVERPELGVLLLRRRIDVAVLGQALRAGVREVITADDVTGLADAARRSRELSTRVSGHSGETVGAKTARVVTVFSAKGGVGKTTFATNLSAYLAATGSRVLLIDLDLAFGDVGISLQMLPQNSIIDLVGMAGNIDEQAINAVVTKHDSGLEAISAPAEPSDADRVPGTTVAELIRVAKRHYDYVILDTPPAFTSHVLAAFDDSDLLILIATLDIPAVKNLRLTLDTLDLLGNRKDSRLVVLNRSDAKVGLRPEDVVAAIKQDIAVMVPNSTAVPASVNRGVPIILDEPKHAVSLALRDLADRFIRLPDNPTGGTQAQAPGQPATKPGRWSLSRGGNR